In a single window of the Anabas testudineus chromosome 17, fAnaTes1.2, whole genome shotgun sequence genome:
- the LOC113171459 gene encoding mucin-2-like isoform X1: MLSACVFRMAVDDEWHCRLRRSIAIILLLFSLAQSLTCFNLNRTAQQGKLVNNAPVLKVRTGRILLNGKELSFKSRSSAAKANNGLSHVDSTQSDGPEMLGPVLQLENAYETAWRRLNPMLYCGQKEMKLKAMGPGAAYLQLDMGIDNSIGHNLPLIQVPNTCGYSLRRHSLGLILAVPYDGCNVIHENGYYVLPMNWMNIPVRLTCPMLQSPTATPATTTTRPPQPNTTTEAPPQTNPPAYPVKYYPWYPNYDWQQGQIFGPSTTTPQPDTTTEAPPQTNPPVYPVKYYPWYQSFGWPQGQIFGPSTTTPQPDTTTEAPPQTNPPAYPVKYYPWYQSFDWPQGQIFGPSTTTPQPDTTTEAPPQTNPPAYPVKYYPWYPNYDWQQGQIFGPSTTTPQPDTTTEAPPQTNPPAYPVKYYPWYPNYDWQQGQIFGPSTTTPQPDTTTEAPPQTNPPAYPVKYYPWYPSFGWPHGQIFGPSTTTPQPDTTTKAPPQMNPPAYPVQYCPWCPSYGWPQGQIFGPSTTTPQPNTTTEAPPQMNPPAYPIPYYPWYSRYGWPRGQIFSRSTTTTPQPDTTMEAPPQMNPPAYPIPYYPWYHGFGWPHHRGTTFGRSRTTSSTTTGAPPQVNPPEDVYYKHPYYFWRHLKNRQFD; this comes from the exons ATGCTTTCAGCGTGTGTTTTCAGAATGGCAGTGGATGATGAATGGCATTGCAGATTACGGCGATCTATAGCAATTATATTGCTCTTGTTCTCGTTGGCCCAGAGTTTAACTTGTTTTAACTTGAACAGAACAGCTCAGCAGGGGAAGTTGGTTAATAATGCCCCAGTGTTGAAAGTAAGGACCGGACGCATTCTCCTTAATGGTAAAGAGCTTAGCTTTAAGTCCAGGTCTTCTGCTGCTAAAGCTAACAATGGATTGTCACATGTTGACTCAACTCAATCTGATGGACCAG AGATGTTGGGGCCTGTCTTACAGCTTGAGAATGCCTACGAAACGGCATGGAGGCGGTTGAACCCTATGCTGTACTGTGGTCAGAAAGAGATGAAGCTAAAAGCCATGGGACCAGGAGCTGCATACCTTCAGCTAGACATGGGTATTGACAACA GCATTGGACATAACCTTCCTCTGATCCAGGTGCCTAATACTTGTGGCTACTCATTACGACGGCACTCACTGGGTCTCATTTTAGCAGTTCCCTATGACGGCTGCAACGTGATACATGAG AATGGATATTATGTGTTGCCAATGAACTGGATGAACATTCCAGTTAGACTTACTTGTCCCATGCTGCAAAGTCCCACTGCAACACCTGCTACAACTACTACTCGGCCCCCTCAGCCTAACACAACCACAGAAGCACCCCCTCAAACAAATCCACCTGCATATCCTGTCAAATATTATCCTTGGTATCCAAACTATGACTGGCAACAAGGACAAATTTTTGGTCCCTCCACAACTACTCCTCAGCCTGACACAACCACGGAAGCACCCCCTCAAACGAATCCACCTGTGTATCCTGTCAAATATTATCCTTGGTATCAAAGCTTTGGCTGGCCACAAGGACAAATTTTTGGTCCCTCCACAACTACTCCTCAGCCTGATACAACCACGGAAGCACCCCCTCAAACGAATCCACCTGCGTATCCTGTCAAATATTATCCTTGGTATCAAAGCTTTGACTGGCCACAAGGACAAATTTTTGGTCCCTCCACAACTACTCCTCAGCCTGATACAACCACGGAAGCACCCCCTCAAACAAATCCACCTGCATATCCTGTCAAATATTATCCTTGGTATCCAAACTATGACTGGCAACAAGGACAAATTTTTGGTCCCTCCACAACTACTCCTCAGCCTGATACAACCACGGAAGCACCCCCTCAAACAAATCCACCTGCATATCCTGTCAAATATTATCCTTGGTATCCAAACTATGACTGGCAACAAGGACAAATTTTTGGTCCCTCCACAACTACTCCTCAGCCTGATACAACCACGGAAGCACCCCCTCAAACAAATCCACCTGCATATCCTGTCAAATATTATCCTTGGTATCCAAGCTTTGGCTGGCCACATGGACAAATTTTTGGTCCCTCCACAACTACTCCTCAGCCTGATACAACCACGAAAGCACCCCCTCAAATGAATCCACCTGCATATCCTGTCCAATATTGTCCTTGGTGTCCAAGCTATGGCTGGCCACAAGGACAAATTTTTGGTCCCTCCACAACTACTCCTCAGCCTAACACAACCACGGAAGCACCCCCTCAAATGAATCCACCTGCATATCCTATCCCATATTATCCTTGGTACTCCCGCTATGGCTGGCCACGTGGACAGATTTTTAGTCGCTCCACAACTACTACTCCTCAGCCTGACACAACCATGGAAGCACCCCCTCAAATGAATCCGCCTGCATATCCTATTCCATATTATCCTTGGTATCATGGTTTTGGTTGGCCACATCATAGAGGCACTACTTTTGGTCGTTCAAGAACTACTtcttccacaaccacaggagcCCCCCCTCAAGTGAATCCCCCTGAAGATGTTTACTACAAACACCCATATTACTTTTGGCGACATTTGAAAAATCGACAATTTGATTAG
- the LOC113171459 gene encoding mucin-2-like isoform X2: MLSACVFRMAVDDEWHCRLRRSIAIILLLFSLAQSLTCFNLNRTAQQGKLVNNAPVLKVRTGRILLNGKELSFKSRSSAAKANNGLSHVDSTQSDGPEMLGPVLQLENAYETAWRRLNPMLYCGQKEMKLKAMGPGAAYLQLDMGIGHNLPLIQVPNTCGYSLRRHSLGLILAVPYDGCNVIHENGYYVLPMNWMNIPVRLTCPMLQSPTATPATTTTRPPQPNTTTEAPPQTNPPAYPVKYYPWYPNYDWQQGQIFGPSTTTPQPDTTTEAPPQTNPPVYPVKYYPWYQSFGWPQGQIFGPSTTTPQPDTTTEAPPQTNPPAYPVKYYPWYQSFDWPQGQIFGPSTTTPQPDTTTEAPPQTNPPAYPVKYYPWYPNYDWQQGQIFGPSTTTPQPDTTTEAPPQTNPPAYPVKYYPWYPNYDWQQGQIFGPSTTTPQPDTTTEAPPQTNPPAYPVKYYPWYPSFGWPHGQIFGPSTTTPQPDTTTKAPPQMNPPAYPVQYCPWCPSYGWPQGQIFGPSTTTPQPNTTTEAPPQMNPPAYPIPYYPWYSRYGWPRGQIFSRSTTTTPQPDTTMEAPPQMNPPAYPIPYYPWYHGFGWPHHRGTTFGRSRTTSSTTTGAPPQVNPPEDVYYKHPYYFWRHLKNRQFD, translated from the exons ATGCTTTCAGCGTGTGTTTTCAGAATGGCAGTGGATGATGAATGGCATTGCAGATTACGGCGATCTATAGCAATTATATTGCTCTTGTTCTCGTTGGCCCAGAGTTTAACTTGTTTTAACTTGAACAGAACAGCTCAGCAGGGGAAGTTGGTTAATAATGCCCCAGTGTTGAAAGTAAGGACCGGACGCATTCTCCTTAATGGTAAAGAGCTTAGCTTTAAGTCCAGGTCTTCTGCTGCTAAAGCTAACAATGGATTGTCACATGTTGACTCAACTCAATCTGATGGACCAG AGATGTTGGGGCCTGTCTTACAGCTTGAGAATGCCTACGAAACGGCATGGAGGCGGTTGAACCCTATGCTGTACTGTGGTCAGAAAGAGATGAAGCTAAAAGCCATGGGACCAGGAGCTGCATACCTTCAGCTAGACATGG GCATTGGACATAACCTTCCTCTGATCCAGGTGCCTAATACTTGTGGCTACTCATTACGACGGCACTCACTGGGTCTCATTTTAGCAGTTCCCTATGACGGCTGCAACGTGATACATGAG AATGGATATTATGTGTTGCCAATGAACTGGATGAACATTCCAGTTAGACTTACTTGTCCCATGCTGCAAAGTCCCACTGCAACACCTGCTACAACTACTACTCGGCCCCCTCAGCCTAACACAACCACAGAAGCACCCCCTCAAACAAATCCACCTGCATATCCTGTCAAATATTATCCTTGGTATCCAAACTATGACTGGCAACAAGGACAAATTTTTGGTCCCTCCACAACTACTCCTCAGCCTGACACAACCACGGAAGCACCCCCTCAAACGAATCCACCTGTGTATCCTGTCAAATATTATCCTTGGTATCAAAGCTTTGGCTGGCCACAAGGACAAATTTTTGGTCCCTCCACAACTACTCCTCAGCCTGATACAACCACGGAAGCACCCCCTCAAACGAATCCACCTGCGTATCCTGTCAAATATTATCCTTGGTATCAAAGCTTTGACTGGCCACAAGGACAAATTTTTGGTCCCTCCACAACTACTCCTCAGCCTGATACAACCACGGAAGCACCCCCTCAAACAAATCCACCTGCATATCCTGTCAAATATTATCCTTGGTATCCAAACTATGACTGGCAACAAGGACAAATTTTTGGTCCCTCCACAACTACTCCTCAGCCTGATACAACCACGGAAGCACCCCCTCAAACAAATCCACCTGCATATCCTGTCAAATATTATCCTTGGTATCCAAACTATGACTGGCAACAAGGACAAATTTTTGGTCCCTCCACAACTACTCCTCAGCCTGATACAACCACGGAAGCACCCCCTCAAACAAATCCACCTGCATATCCTGTCAAATATTATCCTTGGTATCCAAGCTTTGGCTGGCCACATGGACAAATTTTTGGTCCCTCCACAACTACTCCTCAGCCTGATACAACCACGAAAGCACCCCCTCAAATGAATCCACCTGCATATCCTGTCCAATATTGTCCTTGGTGTCCAAGCTATGGCTGGCCACAAGGACAAATTTTTGGTCCCTCCACAACTACTCCTCAGCCTAACACAACCACGGAAGCACCCCCTCAAATGAATCCACCTGCATATCCTATCCCATATTATCCTTGGTACTCCCGCTATGGCTGGCCACGTGGACAGATTTTTAGTCGCTCCACAACTACTACTCCTCAGCCTGACACAACCATGGAAGCACCCCCTCAAATGAATCCGCCTGCATATCCTATTCCATATTATCCTTGGTATCATGGTTTTGGTTGGCCACATCATAGAGGCACTACTTTTGGTCGTTCAAGAACTACTtcttccacaaccacaggagcCCCCCCTCAAGTGAATCCCCCTGAAGATGTTTACTACAAACACCCATATTACTTTTGGCGACATTTGAAAAATCGACAATTTGATTAG